A single Vigna radiata var. radiata cultivar VC1973A chromosome 8, Vradiata_ver6, whole genome shotgun sequence DNA region contains:
- the LOC106771313 gene encoding ras-related protein RABC2a isoform X2: MGSSSRVGSSSYDYSFKVLLIGDSAVGKSSLLLSFISNSNSIHDLSPTIGVDFKIKFFTVAGKRLKLTIWDTAGQERFGTVISSYYRVYDVTRRETFTNLIDIWAKEVELYSTNHDSIKILVGNKVDKESERAVSKEEGMALAQQHRCLFLECSAKTRENVQQCFNDLSLKILDVPGLREKGSLAVRRQNQKQLYEKSQRGGCCS; this comes from the exons ATGGGTTCTTCTTCAAGAGTTGGCAGTAGCAGCTACGATTACTCCTTCAAGGTTCTTTTGATTGGTGATTCTGCTGTTGGCAAGAGTAGTCTTCTCCTCAGCTTCATCTCCAATTCTAACTCTATCCATGATCTCTCCCCCACCATTG GTGTGGATTTCAAGATAAAGTTTTTCACAGTTGCTGGTAAGAGACTGAAGCTCACTATTTGGGACACAG CTGGTCAAGAGAGGTTTGGAACAGTAATAAGTTCTTATTACAGAG TCTATGATGTGACACGACGTGAGACATTTACAAATCTCATCGATATATGGGCAAAAGAAGTTGAGCTTTATTCTACTAATCATGATAGCATCAAAATTCTTGTTGGAAATAAGGTGGATAAG GAGAGTGAAAGAGCTGTAAGCAAAGAAGAGGGAATGGCTCTTGCACAGCAACATAGATGCTTATTCCTAGAGTGTAGTGCTAAAACTAGAGAAAATGTTCAGCAATGCTTTAATGATCTCTCATTGAAg ATATTAGATGTGCCAGGTTTAAGGGAAAAGGGGTCTCTTGCAGTGAGAAGGCAAAATCAAAAACAGTTGTATGAGAAATCTCAAAGAGGTGGTTGCTGTTCTTAG
- the LOC106771313 gene encoding ras-related protein RABC2a isoform X1 translates to MGSSSRVGSSSYDYSFKVLLIGDSAVGKSSLLLSFISNSNSIHDLSPTIGVDFKIKFFTVAGKRLKLTIWDTAGQERFGTVISSYYRGAHGIILVYDVTRRETFTNLIDIWAKEVELYSTNHDSIKILVGNKVDKESERAVSKEEGMALAQQHRCLFLECSAKTRENVQQCFNDLSLKILDVPGLREKGSLAVRRQNQKQLYEKSQRGGCCS, encoded by the exons ATGGGTTCTTCTTCAAGAGTTGGCAGTAGCAGCTACGATTACTCCTTCAAGGTTCTTTTGATTGGTGATTCTGCTGTTGGCAAGAGTAGTCTTCTCCTCAGCTTCATCTCCAATTCTAACTCTATCCATGATCTCTCCCCCACCATTG GTGTGGATTTCAAGATAAAGTTTTTCACAGTTGCTGGTAAGAGACTGAAGCTCACTATTTGGGACACAG CTGGTCAAGAGAGGTTTGGAACAGTAATAAGTTCTTATTACAGAGGTGCACATGGAATCATTCTTG TCTATGATGTGACACGACGTGAGACATTTACAAATCTCATCGATATATGGGCAAAAGAAGTTGAGCTTTATTCTACTAATCATGATAGCATCAAAATTCTTGTTGGAAATAAGGTGGATAAG GAGAGTGAAAGAGCTGTAAGCAAAGAAGAGGGAATGGCTCTTGCACAGCAACATAGATGCTTATTCCTAGAGTGTAGTGCTAAAACTAGAGAAAATGTTCAGCAATGCTTTAATGATCTCTCATTGAAg ATATTAGATGTGCCAGGTTTAAGGGAAAAGGGGTCTCTTGCAGTGAGAAGGCAAAATCAAAAACAGTTGTATGAGAAATCTCAAAGAGGTGGTTGCTGTTCTTAG